In Daphnia pulex isolate KAP4 chromosome 7, ASM2113471v1, one genomic interval encodes:
- the LOC124198668 gene encoding uncharacterized protein LOC124198668 isoform X1 has translation MKHITRLGLNTFLERSRLMKIAIQTIFYAITMIILISFCLDSLKMILPINTYRRLLNTHVKNLWFFSFKLKRKRMEHNIIAHFSGIETSNHSMKSIIFPVEDGTKSALTKSLEKFKKEVNTFLTECIEKNKTTSSQVDSSAANDEELESDEDDNENMASTRPNKEKQNS, from the exons ATGAAACACATTACACGATTAGGATTAAACACGTTTTTAGAGAGATCAAGACTCATGAAAATCGCAATACAGACGATATTCTATGCAATAACAATGATCATTTTAATAAGTTTCTGTTTAGACTCACTGAAAATGATTCTGCCAATAAACACGTACCGCCGCCTATTGAACACACATGTCAAGAATCTctggtttttttcgtttaaactcaaaagaaaaag GATGGAGCATAACATCATCGCACACTTTAGTGGAATAGAAACGTCTAATCACTCAATGAAATCCATTATTTTTCCAGTGGAGGATGGAACAAAATCAGCTTTGACCAAATCACTCgaaaagttcaaaaaagaagtcaacacatttttgacagaatgcattgaaaagaacaaaacaacttCATCTCAAGTTGACA GTTCTGCAGCAAATGATGAAGAACTAGAGAGTGATGAGGATGACAATGAAAACATGGCATCCACAAGACCAAACAAG gaaaaacaaaattcatga
- the LOC124198651 gene encoding uncharacterized protein LOC124198651: MVQSMKNTRSATKGHITRAITRINGFANQVMAQEDVKELETLETRLKSLFESYQSATKEIKEKLIATKAAQEEIDGDLDTFLQVQDEVSGARSIIKQKKQEWLDDVKEKQEAKKEEDRDKRLLALFQQQATSQAANQAANQAANQAANPATSQAQMAQIIAQIMAAIPAPPAPVINVTAAPAPASAVQSIRLPQRQIKHFKGDVLEWTQFWESFNAAVHSSSLSNVQKFDYLKEYLKGEAYLLVNNLELTDANYQVAIDELKRMYGKTDVLIDAHIEKLDALQPVKDGNDVPALRSFQLNLQSHISALETLGVPTSSFGGLLGARLIKLIPTRLQQEWAKSPTNKSTDIEMVIKFIGDQIDAAERFNRIKGVEKEKSSPAPKQPKPANPQPATASQLAVGAKASPAPQVKSALKNKNVKFNPSWIVCERPCIFCSQIHWPTKCPKGLTERKKIIFDLKRCVNCFGDKHALKDCTSARNCNKCGGRHHTALCDKGDVRVTNPTTAAIIVASDPTLTTTACASSFGQLMLKTATVIISGQNGNETRAILFADDGSHRSWVLKSLSSQLNMKTVAVENISTRVFKKKEPNKPEMTKNVEMQVRGTWQGAPKVTLMALESDHISDTGPYVGSEFANSLWIQNEKLADDRFEMAHTEDQPIGILVGMDQMFQIMSNEAAIQSPCGLRAFQTKLGRMIAGPSQEAKSKTGTQVIQNLILTSSYPIPQITSTFATSSQKRKILSTQANKTPMEKETGTASPQTTPIGASFSDAPIGSSGEEDSKWFEKEEQVAANFDLSLFWKIENFANLEGADAVESDDRFDFFDEKITRWPDGRYCTPIPWTTDKWRLQKNLPLATGRVESTITRLRKNPGDLVNYHAEIQKLIDSKFVEEANMDYEELHTYLPHHPIFRGDKSTTKIRPVFDGAAKTKFGPSLNDVLETGPNLNPDLLSVLIRFRKYEIAWIADIEKAFLNIALQPEDAEAIRFLWPRDPAVAGSPLIAYKWKRVPFGLSSSPFLLRVTINKHFKSLKSRFPETIQQLEESLYVDDYLGGANNLSIAKKRVDETDEIFSDAQLNMRSWATNNEDLKQHLKEKGLSNQVVGLLSPALDGQQKVLGIRWDTGSDSFKFDPASIIQAVEEVGTEITKRKILSISARIFDPIGFLSPTVLLLKIIYQKLWEKEIGWDQAAPADIQKSWKIVMTGLADFTELQIPRWIGLSEKVTSHEIHVFGDASEAAYGAVAYARLQKGQEDPLIILLASKTRVAPLPKKKVTLPRLELLSSLLAVRLGEVVKNAMQVQYWRTIYWSDSLVALGWIRGEPNKWKPFVRNQVETIRKFSQPEWWRHCPGLQNPADLASRGAPAPTLVTSTLWWNGPIWLKGEETEWPDSPNDQIPQTIQSEMESEARSTTVSTTAAIAIPTASVDWNLDKISTWNRLLRRTAWVSRFLSRSQKKLRPPGPERMESIKAIGPDGKGSGKVIRITRLSREELDEAELTIYRQLQRERYPKAFESLQLDNTIQPKEKIAALFPIWDARDRLVRIHGRVSLALRDRNIDPPILLPASHIVITFLITDKHESLLHAGAKVTLSELKEKFWIVKGRQQELAAPLPLNRLKHAQSFHVTGVDFAGPLLYKPAQRRKKRKAPPSVQDPTPADDPTEERIEEPPAEGDAPIEALIVGEEDSVEEDVEIQDILITTTKAKKTNHLKSYVCLFTCAVTRAVHLELLPDMTARSFLLAFRKFAARRGPVSVMYSDNAQTFRCVDRFLRTIHADPIIQDFLASRKTLWIFSASLAPWWGGFWERMVRSVKDLLRRSNGRACLDYMELEASLAEIESVINARPLSYIGEGADDPLPITPNQFLNNRRSTRADPEPAVNLLDPTSTSIVLQEMDKNRREYVADICARFVDDYLLQLDNFHSKGKSGRKIRLGEVVVIHDEHSKRLMWSTGVVKELIPSRDGLIRSVMLKIPNGNLINRAIQCLHPIELREDLAEDVEIGNPEPIQEPEEDPNPTLPEPEIDLAIGDAMPAPEEPEDVVEDVEPDATGSGGECVRNIPFQQTTTRSGRRTTTPAHLRDYCLGGPR, from the exons ATGGTTCAgtcaatgaaaaacacaaggtCAGCCACCAAAGGCCACATAACAAGAGCAATAACCCGGATCAACGGATTTGCAAATCAAGTAATGGCCCAAGAAGATGTTAAAGAACTAGAAACCTTAGAAACAAGATTGAAAAGTCTCTTCGAAAGCTACCAAagcgcaacaaaagaaatcaaggagaAATTAATAGCGACCAAGGCCGCGCAGGAGGAGATTGATGGGGATCTGGACACCTTTCTCCAAGTTCAAGATGAAGTGTCTGGAGCAAGATCAATCATCAAGCAGAAGAAGCAAGAATGGTTGGACGacgtgaaagaaaagcaagaggcaaagaaagaagaggacagAGACAAACGATTGTTAGCGCTCTTCCAACAACAGGCAACAAGCcaagcagcaaatcaagcggcaaatcaagcagcaaatcaagcagcaaatcCAGCAACAAGTCAAGCACAGATGGCGCAAATTATTGCCCAAATCATGGCGGCCATTCCGGCACCTCCCGCGCCAGTAATCAACGTGACGGCAGCACCAGCCCCAGCTTCAGCCGTACAGTCGATACGATTGCCGCAGCGACAAATTAAGCACTTCAAAGGAGACGTACTGGAATGGACCCAATTCTGGGAATCCTTTAACGCAGCTGTCCactcttcatctctttcaAACGTCCAAAAATTCGATTACCTCAAGGAATATCTTAAAGGTGAGGCGTACCTGTTGGTTAACAATCTTGAATTAACAGATGCGAATTACCAAGTCGCAATCGACGAACTGAAAAGGATGTACGGGAAGACGGACGTTCTAATCGACGCGCACATTGAGAAACTGGATGCCTTGCAGCCCGTAAAGGACGGGAACGACGTTCCAGCTCTGAGGAGCTTCCAGCTGAATCTCCAATCGCACATTAGCGCGTTGGAAACGTTAGGAGTCCCCACAAGTTCCTTTGGCGGACTCCTCGGAGcaagattaatcaaattaattcctaCCAGGCTCCAACAAGAATGGGCAAAATcgccaacaaacaaatcaacggACATCGAGATGGTCATCAAATTCATTGGAGATCAAATCGACGCGGCCGAAAGGTTCAACCGAATCAAAGgtgtggaaaaggagaaatcgtcTCCAGCTCCTAAACAGCCCAAACCGGCAAATCCACAGCCGGCAACAGCATCACAATTGGCAGTAGGAGCCAAAGCAAGTCCAGCTCCTCAGGTTAAATccgccttaaaaaataaaaacgttaaatTTAACCCAAGTTGGATTGTGTGCGAAAGGCCCTGCATCTTCTGCAGCCAAATTCACTGGCCGACAAAATGTCCGAAAGGGCTgacggaaaggaaaaagataatctttgatttgaaaaggtgCGTCAACTGTTTTGGAGACAAACACGCGCTGAAGGATTGCACATCCGCCCGGAACTGCAACAAGTGCGGAGGGAGGCACCACACCGCTCTCTGCGACAAAGGAGACGTCAGAGTCACCAAtcccacaacagcagcaataatCGTGGCCAGCGATCCAACTTTGACAACCACAGCCTGTGCAAGCAGCTTTGGACAATTGATGCTGAAAACGGCAACAGTCATCATCAGCGGCCAAAACGGTAACGAAACAAGAGcgattttatttgcagacgACGGAAGTCATCGTTCTTGGGTGCTGAAATCACTCTCATCGCAACTTAACATGAAGACAGTAGCGGTGGAAAACATCAGCACAAGAgtgtttaagaaaaaggaacccaACAAGcccgaaatgacaaaaaacgtCGAAATGCAAGTAAGGGGCACCTGGCAAGGCGCCCCAAAAGTTACACTAATGGCTTTAGAATCGGATCACATTTCAGATACCGGCCCGTACGTAGGATCCGAATTTGCAAACAGCCTCTGgatccaaaacgaaaaattggccGACGACAGATTCGAGATGGCACACACCGAAGATCagccaattggaattttagtcGGAATGGACCAGATGTTCCAGATCATGTCGAATGAAGCCGCCATACAGAGTCCATGCGGATTGCGCGCGTTTCAAACGAAACTCGGAAGAATGATTGCTGGACCATCTCAAGAAGCAAAATCGAAGACAGGAACTCAAGTaatccaaaatttaattttaacatcaaGTTACCCGATTCCACAGATTACGTCAACATTCGCGACaagtagccaaaaaagaaaaatcctttcaactcaagcaaacaaaactccgatggaaaaggagactggaacggccagtcccCAAACTACGCCAATAGGAGCGTCATTCTCAGATGCCCCAATCGGATCCAGCGGAGAAGAAGATAGTAAATGGTTTGAGAAGGAAGAACAAGTTGCTGCTAATTTcgacctttctcttttctggaaaatagaaaattttgcgAACCTTGAAGGCGCTGATGCAGTGGAATCGGATGATcgcttcgatttctttgacgaaaaaataacgagatggccagatggaagatactgtacaCCGATCCCTTGGACAACTGACAAGTGGAGACTTCAGAAAAATCTCCCGTTGGCCACCGGAAGAGTGGAAAGCACAATAAcaagattgagaaaaaatccagGAGACTTGGTGAATTACCACGCAGAAATCCAAAAGCTCATCGACAGCAAATTCGTCGAGGAGGCGAACATGGACTACGAAGAACTTCACACCTATCTCCCACATCATCCGATCTTCAGAGGCGACAAATCAACGACGAAAATCAGACCCGTCTTTGATGGAGcagcaaaaacgaaattcgGCCCAAGTCTGAACGACGTGTTGGAGACCGGACCAAATCTCAATCCGGATCTCCTATCAGTGCTAATACGCTTCAGAAAGTACGAGATTGCCTGGATTGCCGACATTGAAAAGGCTTTTCTAAACATCGCCCTGCAGCCGGAAGATGCCGAAGCAATCAGGTTTTTATGGCCCAGGGATCCAGCAGTGGCTGGATCGCCTCTAATTGCCTACAAGTGGAAGAGAGTGCCCTTTGGCCTTAGTTCTAGCCCCTTTCTCCTACGTGTTACaattaacaaacatttcaaatcactAAAGTCTCGTTTTCCAGAAACTATTCAACAGCTGGAAGAAAGTTTGTACGTTGACGATTACCTCGGCGGAGCAAACAATTTATCAATCGCCAAGAAAAGAGTCGATGAGACGGACGAGATCTTTAGTGACGCCCAACTCAACATGAGAAGCTGGGCAACCAACAACGAAGACCTCAAACAACACCTGAAGGAGAAAGGACTGTCGAATCAAGTCGTAGGCCTACTCTCCCCAGCCTTGGACGGCCAACAGAAGGTGTTAGGAATCCGGTGGGACACCGGATCCGATTCGTTCAAATTCGACCCAGCATCCATCATCCAAGCAGTGGAAGAAGTGGGAACGgaaatcaccaaaagaaagataCTCAGTATCTCGGCAAGAATTTTTGatccaattggatttttatctcCCACTGTACTTTTATTAAAGATTATTTACCAGAAGCTCTGGGAAAAGGAGATAGGTTGGGACCAAGCAGCTCCAGCCGATATCCAAAAATCTTGGAAGATAGTGATGACTGGTCTCGCCGATTTCACCGAACTACAAATTCCACGATGGATCGGACTATCCGAAAAAGTCACTTCTCACGAAATTCACGTCTTCGGAGACGCTTCTGAAGCAGCGTATGGAGCCGTAGCCTACGCCCGACtccaaaaaggacaagaagatCCACTCATCATCCTACTGGCCAGCAAGACGAGAGTTGCACCTCTacctaagaaaaaagtaactttaccGCGTTTAGAATTGCTGAGCTCACTTTTAGCCGTACGTTTAGGTGAAGTcgtaaaaaatgcaatgcaaGTCCAGTATTGGAGAACTATCTACTGGTCAGACTCCTTGGTTGCACTAGGATGGATTAGAGGAGAGCCGAACAAATGGAAACCATTCGTCCGAAATCAAGTGGAAacgattcgaaaattttcacaaCCCGAGTGGTGGAGACACTGTCCAGGTCTCCAAAATCCGGCCGATCTTGCCTCGCGGGGAGCGCCAGCGCCAACGCTGGTAACCTCAACTCTTTGGTGGAACGGCCCGATTTGGctcaaaggagaagaaacggaaTGGCCAGATTCTCCCAACGACCAAATTCCACAAACAATCCAGTCCGAAATGGAATCGGAAGCTAGGAGTACGACGGTcagcacaacagcagccatcgCAATTCCAACAGCCTCCGTCGACTGGAATCTCGACAAAATTTCCACCTGGAATCGACTGTTAAGACGTACAGCCTGGGTCTCACGATTCCTCAGCAGGAGTCAAAAGAAGCTCAGACCTCCCGGTCCAGAACGAATGGAGTCGATAAAGGCAATTGGACCAGATGGAAAAGGAAGTGGAAAAGTTATCCGGATTACAAGATTATCCAGAGAGGAGCTGGATGAAGCGGAACTAACGATCTACAGACAGCTCCAACGAGAGCGGTATCCTAAGGCGTTTGAATCGCTACAGTTAGACAACACAATCCAGCCCAAGGAGAAAATCGCTGCACTTTTTCCAATCTGGGACGCCAGAGACCGTCTCGTTCGAATCCATGGGAGAGTATCACTTGCCCTAAGAGATAGGAACATCGATCCCCCAATTTTGCTTCCTGCATCACATATAGTAATCACTTTCTTAATTACAGACAAACACGAGTCGCTACTACATGCAGGAGCAAAGGTGACACTATcagagttgaaagaaaaattctggataGTTAAAGGACGACAGCAA GAACTAGCAGCCCCTCTTCCTTTAAACCGACTCAAACATGCGCAATCTTTTCACGTTACAGGAGTCGATTTCGCTGGACCACTGCTGTACAAACCAGCACagcgaaggaagaaaaggaaagctcCACCAAGCGTCCAGGATCCGACGCCAGCAGACGATCCAACTGAAGAGCGAATCGAGGAGCCACCCGCTGAAGGAGACGCTCCAATCGAAGCTCTAATCGTAGGCGAAGAGGATTCAGTCGAAGAAGATGTCGAAATCCAAGACAtcttaataacaacaactaaagctaagaaaacgaaccatcttaaaagttatgtttgtctttttacgtGTGCAGTCACTCGAGCGGTTCACTTGGAACTACTACCCGATATGACGGCGCGTTCCTTCTTACTAGCCTTTCGAAAATTCGCAGCTAGACGAGGACCCGTCTCAGTGATGTATTCGGACAACGCGCAAACGTTCCGATGTGTCGACCGATTCCTGAGAACTATTCACGCCGATCCCATCATTCAAGACTTTCTCGCGTCCAGAAAAACCCTTTGGATATTTTCCGCCAGCCTAGCGCCATGGTGGGGAGGATTCTGGGAACGGATGGTGAGGAGCGTCAAGGATCTGCTGCGACGCTCCAACGGTCGAGCCTGCCTTGACTACATGGAACTGGAAGCGAGTTTAGCAGAAATCGAGAGCGTAATCAACGCCCGCCCACTCAGCTATATTGGGGAAGGAGCTGACGATCCACTTCCGATAACTCCTAACCAATTTCTAAACAACAGACGTTCTACTCGTGCCGATCCGGAGCCAGCCGTTAACTTGCTGGATCCTACATCGACCAGCATCGTACTACAAGAGATGGACAAGAACAGGAGGGAATATGTCGCTGACATCTGTGCTAGATTCGTCGACGATTATCTACTCCAACTAGACAACTTCCACTCCAAAGGAAAATCCGGAAGGAAGATCCGCCTAGGAGAAGTCGTTGTTATCCACGACGAACACTCCAAACGACTCATGTGGTCTACCGGAGTAGTGAAGGAACTGATTCCAAGCCGCGACGGACTCATCCGTTCTGTCATGCTCAAGATTCCAAatggtaatttaattaatagagCCATTCAATGTCTTCACCCTATAGAGCTGCGAGAAGATCTCGCCGAAGACGTCGAAATTGGAAATCCGGAACCGATCCAGGAGCCGGAAGAGGATCCAAATCCAACTCTGCCAGAACCAGAAATCGATCTCGCTATCGGAGACGCTATGCCAGCTCCCGAAGAACCGGAAGACGTCGTCGAAGATGTCGAGCCGGATGCTACGGGCTCTGGTGGGGAGTGtgttaggaatattccattccaacagacgacgacgagatcaggacgccgcacaacaacaccggcgcacctacgcgactattgccttgggggcccccgatag
- the LOC124198668 gene encoding uncharacterized protein LOC124198668 isoform X2, with amino-acid sequence MNLELDHVRIEMEHNIIAHFSGIETSNHSMKSIIFPVEDGTKSALTKSLEKFKKEVNTFLTECIEKNKTTSSQVDSSAANDEELESDEDDNENMASTRPNKEKQNS; translated from the exons ATGAATTTGGAATTGGATCACGTTAGAATCGA GATGGAGCATAACATCATCGCACACTTTAGTGGAATAGAAACGTCTAATCACTCAATGAAATCCATTATTTTTCCAGTGGAGGATGGAACAAAATCAGCTTTGACCAAATCACTCgaaaagttcaaaaaagaagtcaacacatttttgacagaatgcattgaaaagaacaaaacaacttCATCTCAAGTTGACA GTTCTGCAGCAAATGATGAAGAACTAGAGAGTGATGAGGATGACAATGAAAACATGGCATCCACAAGACCAAACAAG gaaaaacaaaattcatga